The segment TTATTTGTGGGTGGTGGTAAATCATATTTAATAACGGTCCACTCGCAGTTCTGTCAATGGATGAACCGCTTGGTTATCAAACTTGTAAATCAAAAAcaagatttatatttttgaacaGTTTATTAACATGTGCCTTACAGTCCACTGTATCAAGACAGTAGATGTAGGACCATCAGTTTAATAATCATACCAAATTCAGTTCTACTGAAAcgtgtaaaaaatatatttatatacaataagTAAAAGGTGGAACTGCTCGCAGCTACCGGGTAGATGAATGATTAAAGTCATAGCCATGTCAGACACAAGACGGGGCGTGCAGTCAGACCCGTAACTAAGACCCGGgggttgtgtatttttttaaagcatttgttTTCAGAGGAGAACGTCCTAAATAATCACACAGAAATCGACACCATCGATCCGGTGGTGTTTTAAAGGGCGGTATTGAATGGTCCTCGCATGACTGCACTCTTTGAACAGAGTAAAATCGTGACGAGGATTGAGGGTGGTTTTTGGTCGGGTTAAAATGTAGGGCAGTTTTCGGGTTGACTGCATGCacgaaatatgtaaaatgatatgaaaattgcTTGCCATCTCAGAGATAATTCATCAGTGACATAGAGAACATTCAACTGTAAGAAGAGAATACTGTGCATATGTGAACAAAACAATGGAAATGAAGACGAAAATTAATTTCTCAGATAAATACTGAGTACACTGGTATACCGCTTGACATGATAAATCAATACGAATGATGACTGAAAAAGTCAATGGTATGTAGCATCACAAATGCAAAACACTGCTTGATTGTCTGTTAAGTCATTGGTCAGCCTAGCGACAGCTATCACATGAGCCGATGTACCCCTGGTCAGCTCTTCGCGACTTTTGCAATGTTTTCTGGGAGATTGGCACCATTTGAGATCACAAAGTCTTTCAATAGTTCAAGCTGCTTTGTAACATTGTCCAGTTTACCTTTTAGCTGCATGTTTTCCGATTCTAGATACTGCAGGCGATTTTCCATTTCCACCTGCTTCAGCTTAGCCTTTTCACGACATTTGCGAATTGCAAGATTATTTCTCGCTCTCTTTTCGAAATATTCACGGGTACCTTTTTCTGGCTGCCTCTTCTTTTTCACCGGTCCGCCAGCTGAGGGTTTCCTACCTGGTCGTCCCCGGGGGCGAGGGGTATAATCTACGTCCATAGGACTAGGGGGTGGGGTCACAAAGGAAGAGATATCCTGATCGGAGCTATCCGAATCCTCGTTAGATCCGGACAGGGAATTTTCCAGCTCACCGTCAGAACTCACTGACCCCGTGGAGTGAAGAGTTTCTCTGACCGACTGTAAACACGAGGAGACCTGGTCCGGATTAAGCACAAATTCCAAGTTCTCGTACCGGCTGAGCTGTGCGATCAGGGCCTGGTCAGGCACGGCCTGGGTCTGCACGGTGACCGGGGCAGCGTTTACCAGCGTGGTGAAGGCTTCGTTTCCAGACACGCTCTGGACAATGTCATTAGATTTTATATCCAGAATGAGTTTCTCCAGCGTCTCGTCATTCACCTGTGTGGAATTGTTGAAAAGTTCTTGGATATCCACAGAATTTTCCAGCACCGGGTCCAAATCGAATGGGGTTCTTTCCATCATAATCTGTGACATGCAGTAATGTATTGGAGCGGCCGCTGCTAATACCACTAGGCCATCCGGGAGGCTCGGCTATGCGGCTTGAGAGAGTTTGCTCGATGTATTCGCTACGACGGTAATCCAAGGATTGCGGTTTTCCTGGCCGgcctttaaatttatattgacTAGCGCTCAGGTAAACCCCAAGATAGGGTATTACTAATGCAACATGTGACGCTTAGCGTTGCTACACCAGTGACGtcactttattttgaaatgttcgGTCTACTGTAGCAAAACAAATAACCACCTTGAAGAATAAAAGTAGGTTATGTATATTAGAAGTGTAAAAATAGCTTGATGACGTCAGAAGTTCTATTTTAAGCATATATACATACTGCCAAAATATTTAAACACCACTATAgtaattgtatatacatgtatatatttatatagataatttttttcctttctcaTATTTCTTTAACGTCCCCCTTTCAATCTACCGATACTTGAATAGCAAAAGATTTGTTTATAGGCCTTAGAACAACCCGGGCAAACTGAAGTACCGGTACGTCGCAAAATCAAGCTACGGGTATTGAGACAATAATACTACGCACTATGTGTTCTGACTGTCTAGATGGACCAGTGGAGTTGTTAAATCCATAAGGAAATGATATTTGTGTGTAAATTTAACCCACTAGATATAGTTGATATCTCCTATAAGAATATCAGGGTCCGGTTTTTCAAGTCAATTCTATTCGTTTATTCGCCTAAAACCATATAAATGGGACAAGAGGTACAGTAATGGtacataaacatatttacatatatacaaacaGTCTGGATGAGCAGAACTGGATAATTTTGCTTGCAGAAAACAGACGATCACATAAAAAGTTAGCTATGAAAATACAAAGATTTTATAAATGCAGAGTTGGTATTTGACAATAAATTACAGAActtataacatttatttctaatttagaGCCAAGAGCAGagtatgaaatatgaaattattaCAGTAATAAGAAATAGATAAGTCAATGCATAGTATAACAATTAATAATTGACATTGCTCATTCCAACAATGTTCTTGTACTATTTCAGTTAATTAAAAGGAATACAATCTGAAAAAGTGTATGACAACTATAACatgttatcatttttatatttatgtgtaaATGTTTCTAATCAAATCAACAATTTATTCTCAACTTATGGTACATTTTCAATCTTGATTGATTGTCGCTCGAGATCGTGAACTGTTGATACATGTACgttgctttatatatatttatatacaagcATTTTATATGTACTTTTTGCCTGGAGTCTCTGGTGTGAAAACTCTAGACAAACAATAGTGTTCTTTATTGTAGTCCCCATCTACTTTAACTTATCCACTTATGTTACTTATGAATACCACAAATAAACGGATTATCGCATTAATCTTATTGTATCGGCTGGGAAATCCCGAATGAACAGAGAATCACGGGATATTGTGAAGTCATTATTCAGAACGGGTCATAAACTAGAACACCTTTCATGCCCGGGAATGCTGTAGATTGCCATGACAACAGGTAAATAATGAGTAAACAAATCAATGCCGACGACACGCAGCATCCGATCATATGTACTCCTGTGTTCTAATATACATCCGCCAGGGTCAGGGAAAAATCGTTATCCGGGATCTGCAGCTCCCGTAAATTTGGTTCCATTATTATCTGTGTAATGTCCTTGTAGCtagttttgtgaaaaaaatctcaaatttcaCCAACTAATTCCTGGCGTATTTAGACGTCCTGAAATATTTAAAAGGAAACTGTTAATGTTGCGGAGATCAGAAATGAGGCTTTGTTTTGGGCGTTTGCAGACATTGCAAACAACGTCGCACGAGTGATCTCTCTTGAACGACAATCTCAAAAAATTTAGGTTTATTATGTATCGCTGTACTTGCATGTCATATTTAACTTACTGAATTCGAAGAAAAATTGCAATAGAATTTGTTCACAAATTACAAGCATGTACATGcacggatccagaaattttttccacGGGGGTCCTAAGGATATTTGAGTTTTCaattgggtggggggggggggaggggggtatatttttggtaattttaccaacgtttgtaaatttataaaaattgaatttgccATGCCCctcttctagatccgcgcaggAAGTGATCACAAAACGATTTAACGCCCTCACATTTAACAATTGCTAAttgttaaacattaaaaaaaatgtcacccccccccccataaaaaaatcaaataacacTCGCTGACCAAATTTTGTTAAATCTAGAATAATTATAttgcttttttttctaatttgtataTTGAAAACTTTCATACGTTATCGTTATGTCGGCGCgcgatattcatttttataaaattgataaacagcAAATGATTGCACGCGTGACAGCTACATGTACGGTTTCAAAGGATGGGGAGTGACGGACTTCCTTTGAAAATTAGCCCCCTCCCTAGGAGGAGCAAATAAATAACCCCCTTTTATGGTTAAGTACGAGCTACTTTTATGGTGGACTTGTTAATTGCTCCAACTGATTTTTCAGTCTTAATCAAAATTTCCGAATGCTTTATCTGTCTTCGATACATAAAATAGAGGTCACGCCCCATCTGAATAAACGTTTATCTTTTACTCTCATTTTGCGATTGTTTTACGGATAATTATAGTGGTTTttcatgtttgtttgtttacttGCATGTGTTAGTTCATCATCAAAAATCaagattttaagaaattaatcattttGCTCATTGATATTCCGGATTTGAAAAGACATCAAGCAAGAGGGAGTGCCAATGATCTAATATTATTCATTGTAAAAGGGGGATGACAGTCATTGCTTGATCAACCTGAATAACACTTGTGCATTCCATCGCCAATGGAAAAACCTAGTGAGTGTCACACACGTGTTTCCATTAGAGACAGTGACTTTATAGTTAAagattattgtaaaataaaataagacgagagtaaatgttaatatttcatttttaatgatacatttaagtaaaaaagttaataagtatttaaaaatacaacaaCAATAACTTGTTACTTCAACAGCATTGTCGCCGTTCAGTTCTgtgtttgtacaatttttacaaGTAAAAAAGATCAAGTTTATACTATCTACATGGTAAACAGTGTCACTATATACAGGAAAACCCGAACAGACATCGGGCCTTATCACTCGTCTATTGCTTGATCGTGTGTCACCTGGACATGATTTCGTCGAACTTTGTGGGTAAGGAGGCTCCAACATTGATGAATAAACTTTTGAGCACATTAAGTTCTTTTGTTAGTAAGTCTAATTTCTTTTGTAAGTTTTCGTTTTCTGTTGACAATTCGTGCACTCTTTGTTCGGTCTCTTGCTGCTTTTTCTTCGCCTTGTCCCGGCTTTTTCTCACTGCGAGATTGTTCCTCACTCGCTTGTCTACATATTCTTCAGTGCCCTTGGGTGGCTGTTTCTTTCGGTTTGGTCTGAGGGGTCCGGCGGCGGATGGCTTCCTACCAGGACGGCCACGAACTATTTCAAAAGGTGAGGTGGGAGGGGTGAGAGTCGATGATGTGACGTCGTGCTCCGATTGAGAGGGAGAGTTCACGATACTCTCGATGTCACACGTGCTGTATTCCTCCCCCTCACTGGCCGACCAGCCGGCCTCCGATATCTTTGATGTTTGCTCTTGGTTTGTCATAAAGTCAAATTCTTTGAATGTAGGCAACACACTGTCTTGTGCAGGTTGCAGTTCAATAAATGGGACACCCGTAACTGGGTCAGCGGTCTTCTCCCCCAAAATGATGTTCACTAAAGTGGCGTCGTTTACTTGTGTGCTATTGTTCAGTAGTTGTCGAATGTCGACTGAATTCTCTAAGAGCGGGTCCAAATCAAACTGGCCCTGACTATCTTGCAGAATAGTTGAAACTTTCTTACTTTGCTCAGAATCGTAGAGTACCGATTCCATCAAATTTTCTTGTGGACATGGTGAACCAGGGAAAATGTTTTCGTCAAATGAAAATACTGGGAAATCCAGCGCCTCAGATTGAGTGTTCACACCCAAAACAGACTCGAGAGTCTGTAAAACGTTTACACGCGAATCTTGAAGATTGCGGTTGTTTCGTTGGTTCACACCGGAGTTGTTAGACATGCCAATGACGAAACATCGTTGGCTCAGGGTATATATAGAATTTGTCCGAAGGAGAGGTGGATTAATACGCGAAAGTGTTTCGttccttttttaataaataatgcattaccTCGATATGAAACCCTTTTAAAGTTAAGAAAGTGTTACTTGAaactaaagttttattattaaaaagtgGTGGCAACAATTATGTACTCTATATTAATTAGCAATGAAGGAACTATTTTTATCTCGTATTAACTTTTTGAAACGCGATTCGGATTGTGTTAGAATATGATGTAAGGAGAAACATATCTGATTGGTTCTTAGAATAGAGATTACCATGCTCTTCTGACGTCAATTGAAATGGAAAACTCCCAAATTAATCTCGTGTGTTACTGTAAATTCGAGAAGTGTTTCGAACAAAAGGATTTCCTAAGCTACACTGGTTCTCCTCTCCGTTCGGAAGTTATTGATAAGCTGTACTTATAATCATATATGACCATTGCAGACTTCTTATGACTGATAGATAATTCACCCCCTTATATCTACTTATATTGTGTATGTGTTGTCAGAGATCAGCACTTTAGGCTTGTCGTACAATGTCTGTATGTATAAACATACTTGTATTTATAGTAATTTACGCAACAATATTTCGATATAGAAAAACACCCGCACTTTTAAGTCTAAACTACAGTAATACATGCATTATTAGTCGAGTTTAATACAAATATACGTATGTTCTAAAATATATCTCTTTATTTTAGTGTAAAATCGTTAAATAATCAGTACTCTGTATTATAGACAAGTATATTCTTAGTTGGAAACCCTTAAATTCAATCAATCATACTGATTTAAATGCAAAACTCCAAATAGCGTAGCATTTCctatttaaaaagttcattaaaAGTAGGCATTATTgacaattttcttcaaaatatatcTCAGGTACATGGGTACCCTTTAAAGAGATGAGAGATATCAAtatattcattgtttatcaatcgtcatataaaattataaaagttcAATATGAGAGATTTTTCTCCATGGTCGATCATACGAATGTTTTCTAGTACGAGTAAATGAATGTGaactagcctggttccctgactTCATGactaaataaagaaagaaaaccaGGCAATGACAAGAACCAGTATTGGAAATTCCAAAAATCTAACGATCCATTCTTTCGCCAGAGGTCGCGCAAGCTTCGCTGTAACAGCAATCGGTAATCATCGGTTGTTTCCGTATATCGTACTCGGTACATCTCGGTCGATTGTTTGATGTCACTAGCGGAATCTATCGAGGCTTCCCGAATGGGAACCGGAAACAACCGTGGATCGTCGATTAATGaatgtaatttgtttatatttaaaaaaaaagaaaaagtatgaatatatttacaatgttcATGAAATAAGtgtgttgaaataatttacataatttgACCGGTTGCAGCAGTCTGCACTGAATACAGGAAGTGAGAATCGATTGGTGAAGCAGTTTATTGCATCACAGATTAAATTGCATGGAAGGCCATTAGTATACAGTGTACATTTGGAAGGATATTCTGTTCAAAATCCCGAGTGAATGTCAGGTGAGTGCATGGTATATAATATAATACCCAGTCATTAATGAAACAagttataatattttgattttgacgAGTTATTCGTGTTACTTTTGGTTTGTTGATATTGACaattctacttccggtttttGATTTTGCAATCAAATATTCAATTGTTCTTTACAAAATTGCTTCACTGCTCGtttcttctaaatttaattaatacaaATAACTATTATCAATAGTTTTGTTAAACAATTAATATCTTTGAGACTACATCTTGCTCAAACCTGAGGGTTGAAATCTTATTGCATCAGGTTCTAAATCAAGAGAAAGGGAGAACACTCCGATATTACTATCTTTAGTTCATGATGCAATATCTTTTTGTTTCAGATAAAAAGATGGCACCAAAGCGTCCTGATTATGAGGGTTCAGATGGAGAGTCATATGGTAAACCATCGAAACGTTCAAGAATGATGGAGAAAGACACAGATGAATATCtcaaaaggagagaaagaaataacATTGCTGTTAAAAAGAGCAGGGAGCGTTCAAGACAAAAAGCCAAGGAAACAATCGAGCAAGTTAATAGGTTGAGGGCAGAAAATGAAATGTTGGAACAGAA is part of the Magallana gigas chromosome 3, xbMagGiga1.1, whole genome shotgun sequence genome and harbors:
- the LOC105345815 gene encoding CCAAT/enhancer-binding protein gamma — protein: MSDKKMAPKRPDYEGSDGESYGKPSKRSRMMEKDTDEYLKRRERNNIAVKKSRERSRQKAKETIEQVNRLRAENEMLEQKVEILSKELSVLKDLFLAHAGNVAQSERAIEATESRAPIPDHQYSSSKQKQ
- the LOC105345813 gene encoding CCAAT/enhancer-binding protein gamma; this encodes MSQIMMERTPFDLDPVLENSVDIQELFNNSTQVNDETLEKLILDIKSNDIVQSVSGNEAFTTLVNAAPVTVQTQAVPDQALIAQLSRYENLEFVLNPDQVSSCLQSVRETLHSTGSVSSDGELENSLSGSNEDSDSSDQDISSFVTPPPSPMDVDYTPRPRGRPGRKPSAGGPVKKKRQPEKGTREYFEKRARNNLAIRKCREKAKLKQVEMENRLQYLESENMQLKGKLDNVTKQLELLKDFVISNGANLPENIAKVAKS
- the LOC105345814 gene encoding CCAAT/enhancer-binding protein beta; amino-acid sequence: MSNNSGVNQRNNRNLQDSRVNVLQTLESVLGVNTQSEALDFPVFSFDENIFPGSPCPQENLMESVLYDSEQSKKVSTILQDSQGQFDLDPLLENSVDIRQLLNNSTQVNDATLVNIILGEKTADPVTGVPFIELQPAQDSVLPTFKEFDFMTNQEQTSKISEAGWSASEGEEYSTCDIESIVNSPSQSEHDVTSSTLTPPTSPFEIVRGRPGRKPSAAGPLRPNRKKQPPKGTEEYVDKRVRNNLAVRKSRDKAKKKQQETEQRVHELSTENENLQKKLDLLTKELNVLKSLFINVGASLPTKFDEIMSR